The stretch of DNA AGCCTTGATAAAGATATTTGGATGGAAGAAGGCTCCTGGAAATGATACCTATAAACGGTTCTTTAAGAAATTTGATATGGAAAGCAGTAGCGAATTGTCACATGGTCTTTTTGGTTGGCTATTCAATAATATCAGCTTTGACAATTATACACTTGATTGTGATTCAAGTGTTAACACCCGATATGGGCATCAAGAGGGAGCAAAGAAGGGATATAATCCTCAAAAGCCAGGACGTAAGAGTCATCATCCAATCATCGCATTTGTTAACGATCTAAAACTGGTAGCAAACTTCTGGTTGCGTAGTGGAAATACTCATTCAGCGAATAATTTTGCAGCTTTTTTAGAAGATACCCTTCAGAAGTTAAAAGGGAAAACTATTGGATTAATTCGCCTCGACAGTGGTTTCTACTCAAAAGAAGTGCTTTCATTTATTGAAGAAAAAGTAATCAATTACATTGTAGCTGTGAGGTTTTATATTCCTATTCAAAAAATGATTTCTTTAGAACAAAACTGGCTGCCTGTTGATGATGGAATCGAAATTTGCGATACTACATATCAAAGTTATGATTGGGATGCGCCCAGAAGACTTGTGGTCGTAAGGCAAAGAATAGATAAACATCCGGAAGCTGCCGGCAGAATGCTTTCTCTTTTTGAAGGAATGCCACAATACTATAATTACAAGTACTCAGCTTACGTGACCAATATGAGGTTATCTGCAGTAGATATTTGGAGGCTTTATCGTTTGAGAGCAGATTCTGAGAATCGTATAAAAGAACTTAAAGAAGACTTTGGGTTTAACAGTTTCAATCTTCAGGAATTTTGGGCAACTGAAGCAGCACTGACTGTGGCTATTTTTGCCTATAACTTAATGGCTATTTTTCGATTGTTTGTTCTTAAATCAGAAATTCAACATAAACTATCTACATTACGTTACAAAATATTTGCTATTGGGGCATTCTTCCAAAAAAACAATGGAACTTATGTATTGAATATTGCTTTGGCTAAGCAAAGACGTAAATGGTTTATTGGCCTTTGGAATAATTCAAATCAGGTCGATTTCCCTTTGTTTTTTTCTAATAAGTAATCTGGGTTTACATCTCTGGCTAAATCTCTATCAATTTTCTTTTCTGTTAAAATTCATGACAAATCAGGCTGTTAAAATTTTCTTTCAAAAAAAACTGATCTATGTCATGTTTTTTTACTGTATTTCAGATTAAATTTACATGTCAGAATATTACCTGTTTCCGGATAAAACAAAACATAATTTCAAAAAAAAACGGGATGCAGAAAAGGTTTGAAAAACCAAGGTGCGGTGAATGTAAAGTCAGGTTTTTAAATTATTTCAACATGCTTTCTCCGGAAGATTTGCTGGAGTTAAGTGTTGAAAAAACATCCATTCTTTATAGCAAGGGACAAAATATTTATTATGAAGGAAGTTATCCGAATGGTTTATATTGCCTGAATTCAGGCAGGGTGAAAATATTCAGAAACGGTACTGATGGGCGGGAACAAATTGTCCGTGTCGTTTCTCCCGGAGATGTTTTCGGCATAAAATCATTGATTGAAGGGAAAAAATATTCTACAACTGCCTGTGCCATAGAAGATTCTGTCGTATGTTTTATCAATAACAGAAGGATGTTTCATTTGTTTATGAAATACCCGAATCTGACCAATCAGTTGCTGGTAAAACTTAGCAGAATGCTCGAAGAAGCTGAACAAAAAATGACTTCAATAGCTTTAAAATCTGTAAAAGAAAGGGTGGCGGAAACGCTTCTTCATATATACAATACTTTTTTTCAGGCTGAACCAAATGGCAGCAGAGATATTAAAATTTCAAGAGAAGACCTGGCAAGTCTGGTAGGTAGTGCAACCGAGACAGTCATCAGGGTTTTATCTGAACTTAAAGACGAAAATATCATCGAAATAGAATGTAGAACCATACGTATTCTTGATTTAAAAACACTCACCAGAATAGCAAGAGTACAGGAATAATTCATTCTTTTACATCATCTTCTTTTTTTTAATTCTGTTAAAGTTGTTTAGTTAAAGCCATTTATCTGATTTCATGATATAAATCAGAATCTCTGGTGATGTCAGTCATTCCTGTATTTTTCATGTAAAAATAATATTGAGCCAGTTAGAATAATAAGAATCATGGCAGGGAATAAAGCATTGATTGAGATTTTGTGTAACGAAGATTTAAAAAAACATCAGTTTCATATTTAAAAAATAAACTATAATCATGAAGGGAACAAGTAAAACCGCTGTTTGTCTCTATAATGCAGGAAGCAAAAAAGCAGGGTTGTTTAATTTTAAGGAAATTAAAGATTTTCTTAGATCAATTCCTGAAATCAGGACTGTTTGGGATTTTTCCTCCGGAGTGCAGATTACAGTTAAAAAACTGTCGGAACAATTGAAAGCCATTGACATTGAAAAGATTATCATTGCAGGCGATTATCCTGGAGAAATTAAGGATATGTTTCGTCAGAGTCTATCATTGGCCGGAAAAGATGATGTTAAAATTGTTCTCGCTGATTTTGCCTGCTATGC from Sphingobacteriales bacterium encodes:
- a CDS encoding Crp/Fnr family transcriptional regulator; translation: MQKRFEKPRCGECKVRFLNYFNMLSPEDLLELSVEKTSILYSKGQNIYYEGSYPNGLYCLNSGRVKIFRNGTDGREQIVRVVSPGDVFGIKSLIEGKKYSTTACAIEDSVVCFINNRRMFHLFMKYPNLTNQLLVKLSRMLEEAEQKMTSIALKSVKERVAETLLHIYNTFFQAEPNGSRDIKISREDLASLVGSATETVIRVLSELKDENIIEIECRTIRILDLKTLTRIARVQE
- a CDS encoding IS1380 family transposase, translating into MKFNIKFTNKEITPWSGLVFLRNMMRKMGVREQLSSYDFIPQPGSNRGYSPLDIIESFMVSIWCGANRFLHTEVTRHDKALIKIFGWKKAPGNDTYKRFFKKFDMESSSELSHGLFGWLFNNISFDNYTLDCDSSVNTRYGHQEGAKKGYNPQKPGRKSHHPIIAFVNDLKLVANFWLRSGNTHSANNFAAFLEDTLQKLKGKTIGLIRLDSGFYSKEVLSFIEEKVINYIVAVRFYIPIQKMISLEQNWLPVDDGIEICDTTYQSYDWDAPRRLVVVRQRIDKHPEAAGRMLSLFEGMPQYYNYKYSAYVTNMRLSAVDIWRLYRLRADSENRIKELKEDFGFNSFNLQEFWATEAALTVAIFAYNLMAIFRLFVLKSEIQHKLSTLRYKIFAIGAFFQKNNGTYVLNIALAKQRRKWFIGLWNNSNQVDFPLFFSNK